ATGTCCCTGGCCGGAGGCAATAAACCTGCGGGTGGAGCCTTCCGAATCAGGAGCTTGCCCCCGATACTCTTCGAAAGTGATATCGCAAAATTTGAATCCTTTGCGTTGATCAGCCCGGAGAGCTTCCCCCTGCTGCCATTGTTCGAACGCTTTATGAACTTCAGCATGTCCGGTGAAGGCATCGAAAAACTCTGGAGAAACCATGCAACGAATCCCTGTCATGAATTCCCCACGCAAATTGTCTTCAACGTGTCGTTTCAGTTCCAGGCACTTGGCTTTGATCGTTCCAAGCTTGGTTGTGTTTTGATCAAGCTCAAAGTTGATGGTTTTTGGAGTGATGCCGAATTCAGCATACAGGTCGTAGATGGTCGAGCCATTGGCATCGAGGATGACGCCCTTGAGCGCACCCATGCGGAGATGCTCCAGGGTGATGGCGTGCTTGTCCCGCATGGACTGGAGGTGCGATGCCAGAACGATGACCATGGAATTCAGGTCCCCTTCACTGCCAAAGGCACGAATACCCTGCACTTCCTCCGGAAGGATTACGTCATCATAGGGTATGTGCGGGATCGAAAAAGAACGCACCTTCCGCTTGTCCCGCACACCAACGGCACCAGGCGATCCAACTTGTGCAGTTGGGATTAAAATGAGGGTACCATTGCGCTCCTCAATGGCGATTTCACGCACCCTCACCGGTTTGGACGGCATCAGTTGCAGTTCCTCAATGCGTCCGTAGTTGTTTGGCAAAAGATTGATGCTGGTGGTCAATGCCACCACACCAAATGCATTGCCAGAAAATGGATTTGCTGCCAGTCCCATGTTACACCCCTTTGCGCACAATGATGCCCAGCGCAACAAGTTGCGCCAGAGCGGTATTTTTTTGCCCGGTGGTAATCCCGGATGGCCATACCAAAGCCGGTTCGGCCAGGATGGCGTGGCGTGCAATCAAGACTCCTGAAGCATCCGTACCATCCGGAGCGATTATTTCAGCCGCGATGACCCCGGCGACCTGTTGGGTGCCATTCACGGCTGCCGGGTCCAAGGCCACGATTTTGTCATCGCCAGAAACCGTAACGGTAAAACTGTCACCAACGATAAAATCAGTCGAACCATCGGCAACGGTGACGTTCAGGTGGGTACTCGAATACGCGATGCCAACAGTCAATGGCACCAGGGCATTTCCGGAAGGAGTGATGACGGAAAACGTTCCCGCAT
This window of the Magnetococcales bacterium genome carries:
- a CDS encoding head decoration protein translates to MATISEPNSLGDLLKHEAENFYSREKITVLAGSGSARTLPIGAVVGRRTKSSVVTAAVTGNTGNGTIGTATLGANAVPGIYALKCTAASTNAGTFSVITPSGNALVPLTVGIAYSSTHLNVTVADGSTDFIVGDSFTVTVSGDDKIVALDPAAVNGTQQVAGVIAAEIIAPDGTDASGVLIARHAILAEPALVWPSGITTGQKNTALAQLVALGIIVRKGV
- a CDS encoding major capsid protein, translated to MGLAANPFSGNAFGVVALTTSINLLPNNYGRIEELQLMPSKPVRVREIAIEERNGTLILIPTAQVGSPGAVGVRDKRKVRSFSIPHIPYDDVILPEEVQGIRAFGSEGDLNSMVIVLASHLQSMRDKHAITLEHLRMGALKGVILDANGSTIYDLYAEFGITPKTINFELDQNTTKLGTIKAKCLELKRHVEDNLRGEFMTGIRCMVSPEFFDAFTGHAEVHKAFEQWQQGEALRADQRKGFKFCDITFEEYRGQAPDSEGSTRRFIASGQGHAFPEGTSSTFCTYFAPADFNEAANTLGEPLYAKQEPRKFDRGTDLHTQSNPLPMCHRPGVLVKVTATA